Within the Catalinimonas niigatensis genome, the region CCCAAAAATTACTTCCAGCGTGATGATGAGCTATCTTTGGGCCAAAAATGTTAGTAATAACGAGTATTTTGTGGGTTTGCCACCTGCTAACATTCAATATACCTATGTCCAGGCGTTGCCCAAATTTGCTTTCTTTGACGAAAGTCAATGGAATATTGATTTCAACTATACTTTGCATCAGTTCCAGGCTCCCAGGGTTATATCGGTCAGAGAGATACTGAATGCTCAAAAAGAAGGCATAAATTTGTTCGCTGAAAATGATGCTGACTTTGATTTTCTGGCAGCGCCGGATGCTTATCTGCTGGCCAATGTCGGATGGTCAGGAAGAATCAATCAGTTCAGCTTAGGTTTTCAGGTCAGAAATCTTTTGAATACTACCTATAGAACTTATACCGACAGGCTACGCTACTTTGCTGATGATATTGGAAGGAATTTTATCCTTAAGCTTAACTATCAGTTTTGATTAAACAGCGGGAAGATGGAAGTAGGAAGTTAACTTCTGACTCCCGACTTCCAGCTTTTTAGCTCACTACTCTTTGTTCACCATTTCCAGCAAAATTGCAGGCTCATCGGTAGTGATAAAATCTACATCTTTGTCCAGCATCCAGCGCATTGTTTCTTTATCGTTCACTGTCCAGGAATTGATCGTCAATCCCAAATCTTTGGCCTGATCTATCCATTCAGGATGCTGCTGAAAAACTTTGTAGTGATAATCTAATCCAAAAAAGCCTGCGTCTTTGGCCTGCTGAGGCGTAAGGTCACCATTCAGGTAAGCAACATTTGCATTTTTGTCCATAGCTACTATCTTTTTGCAGGCATCAAGGTCAAATGATATATAATCTACCCAGTCCTGCATTTTCAGTTTACTGACCAGATCTACTGATTTTTCAGTAATCTCCAGCGTTCTTTCCTTGCTGACCTTGGAGGGTTTGATTTCAAAGATCAGTTTGGTCTTATTCTGCTTTTTTCCTGCCAATAAATATTGCTCTGCGGTAGGAATTGCTTCTCCGTTAGGAAGTTTCTTTTTCCGGAGTTCTGCAAAGTTTGTGGTCTCAATGGGTAAGCCTTCAAAGTCAGCGTCATGGTTAGCCACCAGCACGCCATCAGCAGTCATCCACACATCAAATTCGCTACCTTCGCAGCCTAGCTCAATTGCTGCTTTCAGGGAGGCAATAGAGTTCTGGGGTAGATTTTTAACTTTCCAGGCTCCGCGGTGGGCGATCACTTTATTCTGGTTAAACTGAGCCATCGTATTTTCAGTCATCAGCATCAAAATTAGAAGAGTCCCGGTAAAAAAAATATGTTTCATTGTTTTACTTTAAAGATGATGGTAAGCGTAAAATAGGTTTAAACATGTAAAAAAACGTAGGTCGCTCTAAATCTAATGCAATCTAAGTCTAAGTACAACTTCTTCTTTTTAACAAA harbors:
- a CDS encoding glycerophosphodiester phosphodiesterase encodes the protein MKHIFFTGTLLILMLMTENTMAQFNQNKVIAHRGAWKVKNLPQNSIASLKAAIELGCEGSEFDVWMTADGVLVANHDADFEGLPIETTNFAELRKKKLPNGEAIPTAEQYLLAGKKQNKTKLIFEIKPSKVSKERTLEITEKSVDLVSKLKMQDWVDYISFDLDACKKIVAMDKNANVAYLNGDLTPQQAKDAGFFGLDYHYKVFQQHPEWIDQAKDLGLTINSWTVNDKETMRWMLDKDVDFITTDEPAILLEMVNKE